The segment CCTTTGGGAGCAAGTCAAAGCTGTTGGGCGTCCGGCCATGGTCTTCATCAACAAGATGGATCGCGACCGTGCGGACTTCCAAATGGCCTTTGACAGTTTACACTCGATTCTGGGGATTCGCCCGGTCCTGTTGTATATGCCCATCGGCGCCAAGGAAGATTTCAGGGGCGTGGTTGATGTCCTCGGTAACAAGGCTCTCCTTTTCGATGCTGACGGCAAGACGATCGAGGGTGAGATCCCCGGCGACATGGCTGATGAGGTCGAAATTCTGCGTGAAACCATGATCGAGAACATCGCCGAAAGCGATGAAGAACTCATGGAAAAATATCTGGAAGAGGGTGAACTCTCTGCCGAAGACATCGCTCATGGCATGCGCCTTGGCGTGCTGGCTGGCGAGTTGGTCCCCGTGGCCTGCGGTGCCGCTCTGCAGAATGCCGGTGCCCAGCAGATCCTGGATATTGCCCAGGATTTGTTCCCTGCGCCGACGGAAAGTGGTCCCTGGCAGGGCGAAGGTGAAGGCGATGAATTGACTGCCGATCCTGACGGCCCTCTGGTCACCTTTGTTTTCAAGACCATCTCCGATCCTTTTGCCGGACAGTTGACGGTCCTGCGTGTACTTTCCGGTACTTTGAAGCCAGATTGCACGCTCTTGAACACTTCCAAGGAAGAAAAAGAGCGCGTGGGGCAACTCCTGAATATGGTGGGTAAAGAACAGAAGCCCATGAAAGCACCGGCCGGGCCTGGTTCCATTGTCGCCCTGGCCAAGTTGAAGAGCACACATACGGGCGATACCCTTTGTGCCGAAAAGGGCTCCTTCGTCTTTCCCAAGCCCAAGCTTGCTCCGGCGCTGATCTCTTACGCTTTGGCTCCCGAGGAGAAGGGCGAGGAGGACAAAGTCTACACCGCAGTGCACAAGATTCTTGAAGAGGACGTGTGTCTGAATTTGCATCGCGATGCCGAAACCGGAGATATCCTGCTCTCGGGCTCTGGCCAACTGCATATCGAGATTTCGGTGGAAAAGGCCAAGCGCCGTTACAAGACCGGAATCCTGCTCAAGACTCCGAAGATTCCCTATCGTGAAACCTTCAAGGCCAAGGCCGATGTCCAGGGCCGCCACAAGAAACAGTCCGGTGGCCGTGGTCAGTTTGGTGATTGTTTTATTCGACTTGAGCCACAACCCCGTGGTGCCGGTTATGAGTTTGTGGACGAAATCGTGGGTGGCTCCATTCCTCGGCAATACATCCCTGCCGTGGACAAGGGGGTTCAGGAAGCTGCTGCACGCGGCGTTATCGCCGGGTATCCCGTGGTGGACTACAAGGTCTCCTGCTACGACGGCTCCTATCATTCTGTTGATTCATCGGAAATGGCCTTCAAAGTTGCCGGGTCCGTGGCCTTCAAGAAGGCCGCAGAGGTGGCCAAGCCAGTGTTGCTTGAACCTGTGGTTCAGGTCAGCGTGTTCGTGCCTGACGAGTTCATGGGCGATGTGATCGGCGACCTTTCCAGCCGCCGGGGCAAGGTTCTGGGGTCCGACTCCCAGTCTGGACTGACCGAGGTCAAGGCGCATGTGCCCATGGCGGAGGTTCTGCAATATGCACCGGACCTGCGCTCCATGACTGGTGGGCAGGGTACGTTCACAATGGAGTTTGACCATTATGAAGAGGCTCCGCCCAATGTGACCGAGCAGGTCATTGCCGAAAGCAAGAAGGAAGAGCACTAGGCTGATGCTGTTTGATTGTTGTCTGTCATGATTCAGGGCCGCCCCCATGGGAGCGGCCCTTTTTCTGTCCCTTGACCTGGCGGCGGTCAACTCCTACTTTTTTGCTTGGAGGAATGTCCATGGACAGAAGCAATGAGACGAGTATCCAGGCGCGAAGTGGATTGAGGACGCTGAAATTGTGGTCGTTGATGACCCTCGTCCTGATGATGGTCATTGCCTCGGGATGTGGGAATCTCGAGGATGGAGAGAACACCCTGAGTGCACGTCAGGCCTGGGAGCTTGTCAGGGAACGACCAGACGAAGTGGTTGTTCTGGATGTGAGAACCCCGGAGGAGGTCGCAACAGGAATCATCCCCGGAGCGCAGGTCATCAATTTTTATGACTCGCAGTTCGAGGCGCGCATCGCCGGATTGGACCGAGGGAGAATCTATTTGGTCTACTGTCACTCGGGTGGCAGGAGTGCGACAACCATCAACCGGATGCGCTCTCTGGGATTTGCAGATGTCAGGCATGTGGGTGGTGGCATTGTGGAATGGCTACGCGAAGGGCTGCCTTTGGTCCGGTCTGGCGATAGCTAAGCCTCTTTTGTCTCAAATCCTCCTTCTCCTAGTGGATCACGGGTTGTCCGGGCACGTCTTTTCCAGTACATTGCCACTCGACCCAAAGCCTCTAACCGATTCACAGGGCGGGAAAGGCCGCCGATTCGACAACATATGATTCGAAATATTCTATTCTTCCTCTTTTTTACCCCGGCTACGGCTCTTGCTTCTTTGACGTGCGCTATCTTCAAATCGCAAGCTGTCTGGGCCTCCCAGATGTGGGCTCGTTTTACGATCTGGATGACCATGTTGCCGCTGGACGTGGATCTTTCCGAATTGGATCCCGAGCAGACCTACGTGTTTATGGCCAACCACCAGAGTCAATTGGATATTCCGCTTTT is part of the Desulfovibrio ferrophilus genome and harbors:
- a CDS encoding rhodanese-like domain-containing protein, yielding MDRSNETSIQARSGLRTLKLWSLMTLVLMMVIASGCGNLEDGENTLSARQAWELVRERPDEVVVLDVRTPEEVATGIIPGAQVINFYDSQFEARIAGLDRGRIYLVYCHSGGRSATTINRMRSLGFADVRHVGGGIVEWLREGLPLVRSGDS
- the fusA gene encoding elongation factor G, whose product is MSLQNQRTYALVGHGGVGKTSVAEMLLFQTGIINRLGKIEEGTTSLDTEPEEIKRRGSIQPAFASYDWKKNTHFLIDTPGDNNFVGDLSYCLAGTDAVVFTIDAVDGAKPLTKRLWEQVKAVGRPAMVFINKMDRDRADFQMAFDSLHSILGIRPVLLYMPIGAKEDFRGVVDVLGNKALLFDADGKTIEGEIPGDMADEVEILRETMIENIAESDEELMEKYLEEGELSAEDIAHGMRLGVLAGELVPVACGAALQNAGAQQILDIAQDLFPAPTESGPWQGEGEGDELTADPDGPLVTFVFKTISDPFAGQLTVLRVLSGTLKPDCTLLNTSKEEKERVGQLLNMVGKEQKPMKAPAGPGSIVALAKLKSTHTGDTLCAEKGSFVFPKPKLAPALISYALAPEEKGEEDKVYTAVHKILEEDVCLNLHRDAETGDILLSGSGQLHIEISVEKAKRRYKTGILLKTPKIPYRETFKAKADVQGRHKKQSGGRGQFGDCFIRLEPQPRGAGYEFVDEIVGGSIPRQYIPAVDKGVQEAAARGVIAGYPVVDYKVSCYDGSYHSVDSSEMAFKVAGSVAFKKAAEVAKPVLLEPVVQVSVFVPDEFMGDVIGDLSSRRGKVLGSDSQSGLTEVKAHVPMAEVLQYAPDLRSMTGGQGTFTMEFDHYEEAPPNVTEQVIAESKKEEH